A region from the Agrococcus sp. SL85 genome encodes:
- the zwf gene encoding glucose-6-phosphate dehydrogenase, producing MGPAPVGPGVNPLRDPSDQRLTRIPGPNAMTFFGVTGDLARKKLLPAVYDLANRGLLPPGFGLVGFGRRDWTHEQFADIVREAVQQHARTTFRESVWRQLSEGIRFVTGDFDDDAAFDRLAEVLAELDESRGTMGNHAFYLSIPPKAFPLVTQQLKRSGLAKADGDRWRRVVIEKPFGHDLASARELNEVVESVFPPDSVFRIDHYLGKETVQNILALRFANALWEPIWNANHIDHVQITMAEDIGVGGRAGYYDGIGAARDVIQNHLLQLFALTAMEEPLSFDAADLRLEKEKVLRAARVPGPLAESTARGQYGGGWHGGSFVKGFLDEDGMRPDSATETYAAIKLEVDTRRWSGVPFYLRAGKRLGRRVTEIAIVFKRASQYLFDASDLRTMGENALVIRVQPDEGVSMRFGSKVPGPGMHVRDVTMDFGYGHAFTEESPEAYERLILDVLLGDPPLFPRHEEVELSWRILDPIEEHWDAAGGPVEQYEPGSWGPRSAHELLERDGRHWRRP from the coding sequence ATCGGCCCTGCGCCCGTCGGTCCTGGCGTCAACCCGCTCCGCGACCCCTCCGATCAGCGGCTCACGCGCATCCCCGGTCCGAACGCGATGACGTTCTTCGGCGTCACGGGCGACCTCGCGCGCAAGAAGCTGCTGCCGGCCGTGTACGACCTCGCGAACCGCGGCCTCCTGCCGCCCGGCTTCGGCCTCGTCGGCTTCGGCCGCCGCGACTGGACGCACGAGCAGTTCGCCGACATCGTGCGCGAGGCGGTGCAGCAGCACGCTCGCACGACCTTCCGCGAGTCGGTGTGGCGGCAGCTCTCCGAGGGCATCCGGTTCGTCACGGGCGACTTCGACGACGACGCGGCCTTCGACCGGCTCGCCGAGGTGCTCGCCGAGCTCGACGAGAGCCGCGGCACCATGGGCAACCACGCCTTCTACCTCTCGATCCCGCCGAAGGCCTTCCCGCTCGTCACGCAGCAGCTGAAGCGCTCGGGCCTCGCGAAGGCCGACGGCGACCGCTGGCGGCGCGTCGTGATCGAGAAGCCGTTCGGGCACGACCTCGCCTCGGCGCGCGAGCTCAACGAGGTCGTCGAGTCGGTCTTCCCGCCCGACAGCGTGTTCCGCATCGACCACTACCTAGGCAAGGAGACCGTCCAGAACATCCTCGCCCTGCGCTTCGCGAACGCGCTGTGGGAGCCGATCTGGAACGCGAACCACATCGACCACGTGCAGATCACGATGGCCGAGGACATCGGGGTGGGCGGCCGGGCCGGCTACTACGACGGCATCGGCGCCGCGCGCGACGTCATCCAGAACCACCTGCTGCAGCTCTTCGCCCTCACGGCGATGGAGGAGCCGCTCTCGTTCGACGCCGCCGACCTGCGGCTCGAGAAGGAGAAGGTGCTGCGCGCCGCCCGCGTGCCGGGTCCGCTCGCCGAGTCGACCGCGCGCGGCCAGTACGGCGGCGGCTGGCACGGCGGCTCGTTCGTCAAGGGCTTCCTCGACGAGGACGGCATGCGCCCCGACTCGGCCACCGAGACCTACGCGGCCATCAAGCTCGAGGTCGACACCCGCCGCTGGTCGGGCGTGCCGTTCTACCTCCGGGCCGGCAAGCGCCTCGGCCGCCGCGTGACCGAGATCGCGATCGTCTTCAAGCGCGCATCGCAGTACCTCTTCGACGCCTCGGACCTGCGCACGATGGGCGAGAACGCGCTCGTCATCCGCGTGCAGCCCGACGAGGGCGTCTCGATGCGCTTCGGCTCGAAGGTGCCGGGGCCCGGCATGCACGTGCGCGACGTGACGATGGACTTCGGCTACGGCCACGCCTTCACCGAGGAGAGCCCGGAGGCCTACGAGCGCCTCATCCTCGACGTGCTGCTCGGCGATCCCCCGCTCTTCCCTCGGCACGAGGAGGTCGAGCTCTCGTGGCGCATCCTCGACCCCATCGAGGAGCACTGGGACGCCGCCGGCGGCCCGGTGGAGCAGTACGAGCCCGGCTCGTGGGGGCCGCGGAGCGCCCACGAGCTGCTCGAGCGCGACGGCAGGCACTGGAGGCGCCCGTGA
- the pgl gene encoding 6-phosphogluconolactonase: protein MSAQLHVSPDRAALVADAADRLVRAIGDAITARGRAVVAVTGGTVGIELLAALVDRPVDWSHVHVTWSDERFVEAGSGDRNAVQAREALLDRIPIPATHVHELPAAGSGTLDQAALQATALLEHLGGIDVTLLGVGPDAHIASLFPGLPGVAEAGARIIAVRDSPKPPPERLSFTLDAIAASERTWLVVAGADKAEAVRLALSDAAPSEAPVAHARGRVETLLLADADAASLVA, encoded by the coding sequence ATGAGCGCGCAGCTGCACGTCTCCCCCGATCGCGCCGCGCTCGTCGCGGACGCGGCCGACCGCCTCGTGCGGGCGATCGGCGACGCGATCACGGCGCGCGGGCGCGCCGTCGTCGCCGTGACGGGCGGCACGGTGGGCATCGAGCTGCTCGCCGCGCTCGTCGACCGGCCGGTGGACTGGTCGCACGTGCACGTCACCTGGAGCGACGAGCGCTTCGTCGAGGCTGGCTCCGGTGACCGCAACGCCGTCCAGGCGCGCGAGGCCCTGCTCGATCGGATCCCGATCCCCGCGACCCACGTGCACGAGCTGCCCGCCGCGGGCTCCGGCACGCTCGACCAGGCGGCGCTGCAGGCGACCGCGCTCCTCGAGCACCTGGGCGGCATCGACGTGACGCTGCTCGGCGTCGGCCCCGATGCGCACATCGCGTCGCTCTTCCCCGGCCTGCCTGGCGTCGCGGAGGCCGGCGCGCGCATCATCGCCGTGCGCGACTCCCCCAAGCCGCCGCCCGAGCGGCTGTCGTTCACGCTCGACGCCATCGCGGCCTCCGAGCGCACGTGGCTCGTCGTCGCGGGCGCCGACAAGGCAGAGGCCGTGCGGCTCGCGCTGAGCGATGCCGCGCCGTCGGAGGCACCCGTGGCGCACGCGCGAGGCCGAGTCGAGACGCTCCTGCTCGCCGACGCGGACGCCGCCTCGCTCGTCGCCTGA
- a CDS encoding RNA polymerase-binding protein RbpA, translated as MASGGSAIRGSRVGAGPMGEQDRGFHAERVAISYWDAMGNETVRYFAADLPEEDIPEVIDSPSTGLPAGRDKANPPQVAKNEPYKTHLAYVKERRTPEEATQLLDEALQKLRGSEGRA; from the coding sequence ATGGCCTCCGGAGGCAGCGCGATCCGCGGCTCGCGCGTCGGCGCGGGCCCCATGGGCGAGCAGGACCGGGGCTTCCACGCCGAGCGCGTGGCGATCTCGTACTGGGACGCGATGGGCAACGAGACCGTCCGCTACTTCGCGGCCGACCTCCCCGAAGAGGACATCCCCGAGGTCATCGACTCGCCCTCGACCGGCCTGCCCGCGGGCCGCGACAAGGCGAACCCGCCGCAGGTCGCGAAGAACGAGCCCTACAAGACGCACCTCGCCTACGTGAAGGAGCGTCGCACGCCCGAGGAGGCGACGCAGCTGCTCGACGAGGCCCTGCAGAAGCTCCGCGGGAGCGAGGGCCGCGCCTAG
- a CDS encoding glucose-6-phosphate dehydrogenase assembly protein OpcA, translated as MIIRLSRTSTAEVQKRMLEMRDEGGVVALGRVLTLVVHTQIGAEEEAIRAANAASREHPMRVIVVSRNPDHVNAGEEPRLDAELRVGADAGASEVVLLQCYGELGSHLLGIVQGLLLPDAPVVAWWPSFMPTLPSGSQLGQIAQRRITDSAKQRDPRAAILGLADCYAPGDTDLAWTRLTNWRAHLAALLDQPPFEPVASGRVSGDLGNPSTHLMAAWLRLRLGIDVALEDAGDAPVGASGLHAVELHRESGPSSLTRVRDSVGILEQPGQPEHHVALSTRGLEDQLAEELRKLDPDDMYRQVLLEIAELAA; from the coding sequence GTGATCATCCGACTCAGCCGCACCTCGACCGCCGAGGTCCAGAAGCGCATGCTCGAGATGCGCGACGAGGGCGGCGTCGTCGCGCTCGGCCGCGTGCTCACGCTCGTCGTCCACACGCAGATCGGTGCCGAGGAGGAGGCGATCCGGGCTGCGAACGCCGCCTCGCGCGAGCACCCCATGCGCGTCATCGTCGTCTCGCGGAACCCCGACCACGTGAACGCGGGCGAGGAGCCTCGCCTCGACGCCGAGCTGCGCGTCGGCGCCGACGCGGGCGCGAGCGAGGTCGTGCTGCTGCAGTGCTACGGCGAGCTCGGCAGCCACCTGCTCGGCATCGTGCAGGGCCTGCTGCTGCCGGACGCGCCGGTCGTGGCGTGGTGGCCCTCGTTCATGCCGACGCTCCCCTCGGGCTCGCAGCTCGGGCAGATCGCGCAGCGCCGCATCACCGACTCGGCGAAGCAGCGCGACCCGCGCGCGGCGATCCTCGGCCTCGCGGACTGCTACGCGCCCGGCGACACCGACCTCGCGTGGACGCGGCTCACGAACTGGCGCGCGCACCTCGCGGCCCTCCTCGACCAGCCGCCGTTCGAGCCCGTCGCCTCCGGCAGGGTCTCCGGCGACCTCGGCAACCCATCGACGCACCTCATGGCGGCGTGGCTGCGGCTGCGGCTCGGCATCGACGTGGCGCTCGAGGACGCGGGCGACGCGCCCGTGGGCGCGAGCGGCCTCCACGCCGTCGAGCTGCACCGCGAGAGCGGCCCCTCGTCGCTCACGCGCGTGCGCGACTCCGTCGGCATCCTCGAGCAGCCGGGCCAGCCCGAGCACCACGTCGCGCTCTCGACGCGCGGCCTCGAGGACCAGCTGGCCGAGGAGCTGCGCAAGCTCGATCCCGACGACATGTATCGCCAGGTGCTGCTCGAGATCGCGGAGCTCGCGGCATGA
- the secG gene encoding preprotein translocase subunit SecG: MEILQIIMQVILGITSVLLTLFILLHKGRGGGLSDMFGGGVTSSLGASGVAERNLNTLTVVISLAWLASIVVLGLITKFASI, translated from the coding sequence GTGGAGATTCTCCAGATCATCATGCAGGTGATCCTCGGCATCACGTCGGTGCTGCTGACGCTGTTCATCCTGCTGCACAAGGGTCGCGGCGGCGGCCTGAGCGACATGTTCGGCGGCGGCGTCACGTCGTCGCTCGGCGCCTCGGGCGTCGCGGAGCGCAACCTGAACACGCTCACGGTCGTCATCAGCCTCGCCTGGCTGGCGTCGATCGTCGTGCTCGGGCTCATCACGAAGTTCGCGAGCATCTGA